In Acidobacteriota bacterium, a single genomic region encodes these proteins:
- a CDS encoding pitrilysin family protein, protein MSPEAQPALAFERHTLDNGLRVVLHRDESLPLITVNLWYHVGSKNERPGRTGFAHLFEHVLFQGSENVEAQEHFRYIQQVGGVTNGSTWYDRTNYFETLPAHHLDLGLWLESDRMGFLLPGVTQEKLDTQREVVMNERRQRIDNQPYGLAFERLHEALYPADHPYHWPVIGYMEDIAAASLDDVTEFFRRFYTPNNAVLTLAGSFDPDDALRRVEHFFGPIPRGPVVEPVVAEPPPLEGEQRVLLPDDVKLSRVYLGYRGPRFGEPDWYAGDLLANALSAGKSSLLYRELIYRRQVAQDQVTYLFPTELCSTFYLASTASPETDPAELTDCLDEVLDRCCDELVAEEDLARARNTLLHDYHSELQKLDGRADLLSQSTTLFDDPLRATAPLEHYARLTPEDLQRFARRYLRRDRRVVVTVVPREQGAKPSQPAATAEGTGP, encoded by the coding sequence ATGAGCCCTGAGGCCCAACCTGCCCTCGCCTTCGAGCGTCACACCCTGGACAACGGCCTGCGGGTGGTCCTGCACCGCGACGAGAGCCTGCCGCTGATCACCGTAAACCTCTGGTATCACGTCGGTTCGAAGAACGAGCGGCCAGGCCGCACGGGCTTTGCGCACCTCTTCGAGCACGTCCTGTTTCAGGGCAGCGAGAACGTCGAGGCGCAAGAGCATTTCCGCTACATCCAGCAGGTGGGAGGCGTGACCAACGGCTCCACCTGGTACGACCGCACCAACTATTTCGAGACCTTGCCGGCCCACCACCTCGACCTCGGTCTGTGGCTGGAGTCGGACCGAATGGGATTTCTGCTGCCCGGGGTGACCCAGGAAAAGCTCGACACGCAGCGCGAAGTGGTGATGAACGAACGCCGCCAGCGTATCGACAACCAGCCCTACGGCCTGGCCTTCGAGCGGCTGCACGAAGCGCTCTATCCGGCGGATCATCCCTACCACTGGCCGGTGATCGGCTACATGGAGGACATCGCGGCGGCCAGCCTCGACGACGTGACGGAATTCTTCCGGCGCTTCTACACCCCCAACAACGCGGTGCTCACCCTCGCCGGATCCTTCGATCCGGACGATGCCCTGCGCCGGGTGGAGCACTTCTTCGGCCCGATCCCACGCGGCCCGGTGGTCGAACCGGTGGTCGCCGAACCGCCGCCCCTCGAGGGCGAACAGCGCGTACTGCTGCCGGACGACGTCAAGCTTTCGCGGGTCTATCTCGGCTATCGCGGACCCCGCTTCGGAGAGCCGGATTGGTACGCCGGGGATCTGCTCGCCAACGCCCTGTCGGCGGGCAAATCGAGTCTGCTGTACCGCGAGCTGATCTACCGGCGGCAGGTGGCCCAGGATCAGGTGACCTATCTGTTTCCGACGGAGCTGTGTTCGACCTTTTACCTGGCGTCCACCGCCTCGCCGGAGACGGATCCGGCCGAGTTGACCGACTGTCTCGACGAGGTCCTCGACCGCTGTTGCGACGAGTTGGTAGCGGAAGAGGATCTGGCGCGCGCCCGCAATACCCTGCTCCACGACTATCACTCGGAGCTGCAGAAGCTCGACGGCCGAGCCGATCTGCTGTCCCAGAGCACTACCTTATTCGACGATCCGCTGCGCGCGACGGCGCCCCTCGAGCACTATGCCCGCCTGACACCGGAGGATCTCCAGCGCTTCGCCCGGCGCTACCTGCGCCGAGACCGCCGAGTCGTGGTGACGGTGGTGCCGCGAGAGCAGGGTGCGAAACCATCCCAGCCGGCGGCGACCGCTGAGGGGACCGGGCCGTGA
- a CDS encoding pitrilysin family protein: protein MTFPALDRSRPPKAGPVRPFRFPPFVRRRLDNGLTVLAARQEKTSLVRLELAFAAGTEHNRPAQAGLASFTGLLLEEGTKHRDALEIAASVERLGGRLATGATWDIGSLSLELLGHHRRQGLGLITELALEPSFPVAEIERLRKRRQAELIRLASDPAFLARDRFRRRIYGDAPYGRSPVGTARSLAAFERDQIETFYRRHYRFRGAVAAVIGDQDPEVLVDEVAAVLGHQDSAEAPATPASTPTHLTGTEVHLVDRPGAAQTQLLIGHEGLARTDPDFMPMAVMTSLLGGKFTSRINLNLRERHGYTYGAACQMSIRRGPAPLTVSAAVANEVAGAAARQVLYELNRIREEKVGADELEDTQNYLIGVFPYTLQTVSALATRLENFVIYDLPDDYYDTYPEAVRAVDRDTVLTVARRYLHPERLLIVAAGPAAELEGQFAEMGPVTVHQPAV, encoded by the coding sequence GTGACCTTTCCCGCCCTCGATCGTTCCCGGCCGCCGAAGGCCGGGCCGGTGCGCCCCTTCCGATTTCCGCCCTTCGTCCGGCGGCGGCTGGACAATGGACTGACGGTGCTGGCGGCGCGCCAGGAGAAGACTTCCCTAGTGCGCCTGGAGTTGGCATTCGCCGCCGGCACCGAGCACAACCGACCGGCGCAAGCCGGTCTCGCCTCCTTCACCGGCCTGCTGCTCGAAGAGGGAACGAAGCACCGCGATGCCCTGGAGATCGCCGCCTCCGTCGAACGCCTCGGCGGGCGCCTGGCGACCGGTGCCACCTGGGATATCGGGTCGTTGTCCCTGGAGTTACTTGGCCATCACCGGCGGCAAGGGCTGGGGTTGATCACCGAATTGGCCCTCGAACCCTCCTTCCCGGTGGCGGAGATCGAGCGCCTGCGCAAGCGCCGCCAAGCGGAGCTGATCCGCCTGGCCTCGGATCCGGCGTTCCTGGCCCGCGACCGATTCCGCCGCAGGATCTATGGCGATGCTCCCTACGGTCGTTCTCCGGTCGGCACAGCGAGGTCCCTGGCGGCCTTCGAGCGCGACCAGATCGAGACCTTCTACCGTCGCCACTACCGCTTCCGGGGCGCCGTGGCAGCGGTCATCGGCGACCAGGATCCGGAAGTCCTGGTGGATGAAGTGGCGGCGGTGCTCGGCCATCAGGATTCGGCCGAGGCGCCGGCAACGCCGGCCTCGACGCCGACTCACCTGACCGGCACCGAAGTCCACTTGGTCGACCGCCCGGGCGCCGCCCAGACGCAGCTCCTGATCGGCCACGAGGGTCTCGCCCGAACGGATCCGGACTTCATGCCGATGGCGGTGATGACTTCCCTCCTCGGCGGAAAATTCACCAGCCGCATCAACCTCAATCTGCGCGAGCGCCACGGCTACACCTACGGCGCCGCTTGCCAGATGTCCATCCGCCGCGGGCCGGCGCCGCTGACCGTCAGCGCGGCGGTGGCCAACGAGGTGGCCGGTGCCGCCGCCCGCCAGGTGCTCTACGAGTTGAACCGGATCCGCGAGGAGAAGGTGGGAGCGGACGAGCTGGAGGACACCCAGAACTACCTGATCGGGGTTTTCCCGTACACCCTGCAGACGGTCAGCGCCCTGGCGACTCGGCTCGAAAACTTCGTCATCTACGACCTGCCCGATGATTACTACGACACCTATCCGGAAGCCGTCCGGGCGGTCGACCGCGACACGGTGTTGACCGTCGCCCGGCGCTACCTCCACCCGGAGCGGCTGCTGATCGTCGCCGCCGGTCCGGCGGCGGAGCTGGAAGGACAATTTGCCGAGATGGGACCGGTAACCGTCCACCAGCCGGCGGTCTAG